From one Desulfovibrio sp. JC022 genomic stretch:
- a CDS encoding sensor domain-containing diguanylate cyclase codes for MKNLSSSRSIYSELAELRDKNTTLRNSLLSKCPDCGQFRFRDLFSNAASAIVILDKNGKILFANSAFTAIMTFTQEEAIGNSLHELLISEHDTEGREYLHNLFCGPAGKANLSLKITDKNEEPHFIDMSVANIAASCDTPENCICIIQDVTSEKEAEHHREKLIEELMEVKELQEDNAAQLATLLHELDEKNYALEQEITERKKAEQKLKESEERFKNLSITDQLTGLFNRRHMLDVAEKEIFKSRNTGHPLSVMLMDVDDFKMFNDTYGHAAGDDILEAIGLIIRNNIRGRDKAFRYGGEEFMVILPETNGLEAIKVAESIRTALAAFEYRPANEEPVYKTISIGVAEFSNDESLEKVIKRADDNMYRCKIKGKNRVYFSCE; via the coding sequence ATGAAAAATCTAAGCAGTTCCAGATCTATCTATTCTGAACTGGCAGAACTCAGGGACAAAAACACGACCCTGAGAAATTCATTGCTTTCCAAATGTCCTGACTGTGGTCAGTTCCGATTCCGCGATCTTTTTTCCAATGCGGCATCCGCCATTGTTATTCTGGACAAGAACGGCAAAATACTATTTGCCAACTCTGCTTTCACTGCAATAATGACCTTTACCCAAGAAGAAGCTATCGGTAACTCGCTGCATGAGCTACTTATATCCGAGCATGATACGGAAGGTAGAGAATATCTGCACAATCTTTTTTGCGGCCCGGCAGGCAAAGCCAATCTAAGCTTAAAAATCACCGATAAAAATGAAGAACCCCACTTCATCGATATGTCAGTGGCTAATATTGCCGCTTCCTGCGATACCCCTGAAAACTGTATCTGCATAATACAGGATGTTACTTCTGAGAAAGAAGCCGAGCATCACCGTGAAAAATTGATTGAAGAACTGATGGAAGTCAAAGAACTTCAGGAAGACAACGCTGCGCAGCTGGCTACTCTGCTCCATGAGCTGGATGAAAAGAATTATGCACTGGAACAGGAAATTACCGAAAGGAAAAAAGCGGAACAGAAGCTTAAGGAAAGTGAAGAACGCTTTAAAAACCTGAGCATCACCGACCAGCTGACCGGACTTTTCAACCGCCGCCATATGCTGGATGTTGCTGAAAAAGAAATTTTCAAAAGCCGCAACACAGGACACCCATTAAGCGTAATGCTTATGGATGTAGATGATTTCAAAATGTTCAACGATACGTACGGACATGCCGCCGGGGACGATATCCTTGAAGCCATCGGACTGATTATCAGAAATAATATACGCGGCAGGGACAAGGCCTTCCGCTATGGCGGAGAAGAATTTATGGTTATCCTTCCGGAAACAAACGGACTGGAAGCAATAAAAGTTGCTGAATCAATCCGCACCGCCCTGGCTGCTTTTGAATACCGGCCTGCAAATGAAGAGCCCGTATACAAAACCATAAGTATCGGCGTAGCGGAATTTTCCAATGACGAATCCTTGGAAAAAGTAATCAAGCGCGCTGATGACAATATGTACCGCTGCAAAATAAAAGGTAAGAACAGGGTCTATTTTTCCTGTGAATAA
- a CDS encoding MlaD family protein, with protein MSRKTNPFRLGLFIIIGVLLFVSVLAILGAGKVFEHSVKMETYLNESVNGLEVGSPIKFRGVKIGTVSQIGFVTDHYVDLSQSALRYVYLLGDLNHKMFKTKEGQELVHALKREVNRGLRARPVSLGLTGQLFLEIDYVDPEKNPPLEITWKPKYIYVPSAPSMMSKVESAVASISDTLEDINKANISEAIEDVRSVAQSMSTFLKNSDTGEISKRLTGTLFEAEKFIARINQLLADPEVDSLMPDVAAAARNLRKVMESSSGDIVAAMKDIRKASESAKNVTGGMEEYLAGPKGTKTLADLSTTLNNISEASDRIKGAAVRFESTLSRVNMTVAGQQGNIEAILDNVRRLMENLRELSSEARQYPSGVLFGDPPKKAPIKQESK; from the coding sequence TGTTAAGATGGAAACCTATCTGAACGAATCTGTGAATGGTCTTGAGGTCGGGTCCCCCATTAAATTCCGTGGGGTGAAAATCGGCACGGTCAGCCAGATCGGCTTTGTTACCGACCATTATGTGGATTTAAGTCAGAGTGCTTTGCGCTATGTCTATCTTCTTGGTGATTTGAATCATAAAATGTTTAAGACAAAAGAAGGGCAGGAGCTTGTACACGCCCTTAAGAGGGAAGTAAACCGGGGACTTCGCGCCCGGCCTGTTTCCTTGGGACTTACCGGTCAGCTTTTCCTTGAGATTGATTATGTTGACCCGGAAAAAAATCCTCCGCTTGAGATTACTTGGAAGCCCAAATATATTTATGTACCTTCCGCTCCATCCATGATGAGCAAGGTGGAAAGTGCAGTGGCCTCCATCAGTGATACATTGGAAGATATCAATAAGGCCAATATTTCTGAAGCAATTGAAGATGTGCGTTCAGTGGCTCAGAGCATGAGTACATTTCTTAAAAATTCCGATACCGGAGAAATCAGCAAACGGTTGACCGGGACCCTGTTTGAGGCGGAAAAATTTATCGCCCGTATAAATCAGTTGTTGGCTGACCCGGAAGTGGACAGCCTCATGCCTGATGTGGCTGCTGCGGCCCGTAACTTGCGCAAGGTTATGGAAAGTTCTTCCGGTGATATTGTGGCTGCTATGAAAGATATCCGCAAAGCTTCTGAAAGTGCGAAAAATGTGACCGGTGGTATGGAAGAGTATCTTGCCGGTCCGAAAGGGACAAAAACTCTGGCTGATCTTTCAACTACATTAAATAATATAAGTGAAGCGTCTGATAGAATCAAAGGCGCGGCCGTGCGGTTTGAATCCACTCTTTCAAGGGTGAATATGACTGTGGCCGGGCAGCAGGGTAATATTGAAGCCATTCTGGATAATGTACGCAGGCTTATGGAAAATCTGCGTGAACTTAGCAGTGAGGCCAGACAATATCCGTCAGGTGTGCTTTTCGGAGATCCTCCGAAGAAAGCTCCAATTAAGCAGGAGAGTAAATAA
- a CDS encoding DUF445 domain-containing protein, with protein sequence MITMKLLLSPVICALIGWFTNFLAVKMLFHPHKPIKVGPFTIQGIFPKRQKELALRLGEMIERELISHTDIKNVIHDPAFIDKHKDVVLEYLDVFFREKLTSLHPMVGMFLNDETMKTVKGMLSQELDSMLPKLIETTSSQLECSLDFKCIVQDKVECFSMEQLESILFSIMKKEFKFIEVIGGILGFIIGLIQVGIFLL encoded by the coding sequence ATGATAACAATGAAGCTTCTTCTTTCTCCCGTAATCTGCGCTTTGATCGGCTGGTTTACAAACTTCCTTGCGGTGAAAATGCTTTTTCATCCGCATAAACCTATTAAGGTAGGTCCCTTTACTATTCAGGGGATTTTTCCCAAGCGTCAGAAAGAATTGGCTTTGCGACTCGGTGAGATGATTGAAAGGGAACTTATTTCCCATACAGACATCAAAAATGTAATTCACGATCCGGCATTTATCGATAAGCATAAAGATGTTGTGCTTGAATATCTGGATGTATTTTTTCGGGAAAAACTGACTTCCCTGCATCCCATGGTCGGCATGTTTCTTAATGATGAAACCATGAAGACTGTTAAGGGAATGCTTTCTCAGGAACTTGACTCCATGCTGCCTAAATTAATTGAAACCACCTCCTCTCAGCTTGAGTGTTCTCTTGATTTTAAATGTATTGTTCAGGATAAAGTTGAATGCTTTTCCATGGAGCAGCTTGAGTCCATCCTTTTTTCCATTATGAAGAAAGAGTTTAAATTTATTGAAGTTATCGGTGGTATTCTCGGTTTCATTATCGGTTTGATTCAGGTTGGAATCTTCCTGTTATAA
- a CDS encoding ABC-type transport auxiliary lipoprotein family protein, which translates to MKMPNISRSELYKVVILSVFIFACGLAGCVKLERPSLDRKYYTLDVVRADKQKNKIHAVKNLIVRRVKISPRYEDRDLVYKVDENAFEADYYNSFFVPPAALITQELRVWMGDSGIFANVLGPDSMGTGELLLEGVVNSIYGDYSGPEAKAVINMQFILLNNDSADMPIVYSRDFSREVVVESTGPAALVRAMNSGLSDIFIELEKDLAETVHTNHFDKAKGYSQEK; encoded by the coding sequence ATGAAAATGCCCAATATCTCCAGGTCCGAGTTATATAAGGTTGTGATCCTGTCTGTTTTTATTTTTGCGTGCGGATTAGCGGGGTGTGTAAAACTGGAGCGTCCCAGCCTCGACCGTAAGTACTACACTCTTGATGTGGTTCGGGCGGACAAGCAGAAGAATAAGATTCACGCAGTAAAAAATCTGATTGTCAGGCGGGTTAAGATTTCCCCTCGCTACGAGGATCGTGACCTTGTTTACAAGGTCGACGAGAATGCTTTTGAAGCGGATTATTACAATTCTTTTTTCGTTCCGCCTGCGGCATTGATCACTCAGGAATTGCGGGTCTGGATGGGCGATTCCGGGATATTCGCCAATGTGCTGGGGCCGGATAGCATGGGCACCGGAGAATTGCTTTTGGAAGGAGTGGTCAATTCCATTTATGGTGACTATTCAGGGCCGGAAGCAAAGGCGGTCATCAATATGCAGTTTATCCTGCTTAATAACGATAGTGCTGATATGCCTATTGTTTATTCCCGTGATTTCAGCCGGGAAGTGGTTGTAGAATCAACCGGTCCGGCAGCTCTGGTAAGGGCCATGAACTCCGGATTAAGTGATATTTTTATTGAGCTGGAAAAGGATCTTGCTGAAACAGTACATACAAACCATTTTGACAAAGCAAAAGGTTATTCACAGGAAAAATAG